From the genome of Gracilibacillus salitolerans, one region includes:
- a CDS encoding galactokinase, translating into MDLVAKFQDVFQTNEQPRAFFAPGRINLIGEHTDYNGGHVFPAAISFGTYALAVPRQDKTLRLYSDNFPDKGIIEVSLDDLSYKKEDDWTNFPKGMMLYFQEEGFNIDTGFDVLFYGNIPNGAGLSSSASIELVTGVLLENLYHIDIDRIQMVRIGQKVENDYIGVNSGIMDQFAIGMGKEDHAMLLDCDTLNYQYAPIKLENHDIIIINTNKRRELADSKYNERRSQCEAALADLQKELHINSLGELTPEQFEGNRSLISDETNQKRAKHAVYENARTIDALKKLNTGELKAFGELVNQSHISLRDDYEVTGVELDTIAETAWQQKGVLGARMTGAGFGGCAIAIVEKTEVEAVKAAIDKAYQEKVGYAPTFYVAAIGDGAKEVAL; encoded by the coding sequence ATGGATTTAGTTGCAAAATTCCAAGATGTTTTCCAGACAAATGAACAACCAAGAGCTTTTTTTGCGCCAGGGAGAATTAATTTGATAGGTGAACACACAGATTATAATGGCGGACATGTCTTCCCTGCCGCTATTTCCTTCGGTACGTATGCATTAGCAGTACCGCGACAGGATAAAACGTTACGTCTCTATTCGGATAATTTTCCGGATAAAGGGATAATCGAAGTGTCACTTGATGACCTTTCTTACAAGAAAGAAGACGATTGGACGAATTTTCCTAAAGGGATGATGCTTTACTTCCAAGAAGAAGGATTCAACATTGATACAGGATTTGATGTGTTATTCTATGGAAATATTCCAAACGGTGCAGGTCTTTCCTCTTCTGCTTCGATTGAACTTGTAACCGGTGTTTTATTAGAAAATCTTTATCATATCGATATAGATCGTATTCAAATGGTTCGAATCGGACAAAAAGTTGAAAACGATTATATAGGTGTCAACAGTGGTATTATGGATCAATTTGCGATCGGAATGGGAAAAGAAGATCACGCCATGCTATTAGACTGCGATACATTAAACTATCAATATGCACCAATAAAATTAGAAAATCATGATATTATTATTATCAATACGAACAAAAGACGAGAACTGGCGGATTCAAAATATAATGAACGCCGCAGCCAATGTGAAGCAGCACTTGCCGACTTGCAAAAGGAGCTCCATATTAACAGCCTTGGAGAATTAACACCGGAACAATTCGAGGGAAACCGTTCATTAATCAGTGATGAAACAAACCAGAAACGTGCCAAACATGCCGTATATGAGAATGCTAGAACCATCGATGCATTGAAAAAATTAAACACTGGTGAGCTAAAAGCATTTGGAGAGCTAGTGAATCAATCCCATATTTCATTGCGTGATGACTATGAAGTAACAGGTGTGGAGCTTGATACCATTGCCGAAACTGCCTGGCAACAAAAAGGAGTCCTTGGTGCCCGAATGACAGGCGCTGGATTTGGTGGATGTGCGATAGCGATCGTTGAAAAGACAGAAGTTGAAGCTGTCAAAGCGGCTATTGACAAAGCATATCAGGAAAAAGTAGGTTACGCACCAACCTTTTATGTAGCCGCAATCGGAGACGGCGCCAAGGAAGTTGCACTTTAA
- the galE gene encoding UDP-glucose 4-epimerase GalE yields the protein MRILVLGGAGYIGSHAVYQLIDQGYEVVVIDNLLTGHEGAVHPDATFYNGDIRDIKFLREVFTHEKIDGALHFSANSLVGESMEDPLKYFDNNVYGTQVLLQAMTEFDIKHIVFSSTAATYGEPEQVPITETMATNPTSTYGETKLTMEKMMKWTEAAHDIRFVSLRYFNVAGARSTGEIGEDHRPETHLIPIVLQVALGQREHISIFGEDYNTPDGTCIRDYIHVEDLIDAHILALQYLKDGGESNVFNLGSSQGFSVKEIIDAARKVTNHPIPAEVAPRRAGDPSTLIAASDKAKRMLGWNPTRTDIDRIITDAWNWHQANPTGYKED from the coding sequence TTGCGTATTTTAGTTTTAGGCGGAGCTGGTTATATTGGTTCTCACGCTGTATATCAATTAATCGATCAGGGATATGAGGTAGTCGTGATTGATAATTTATTAACAGGACACGAGGGAGCGGTTCATCCAGACGCTACTTTTTATAATGGAGATATTCGTGATATCAAATTCTTGCGCGAAGTATTTACACACGAAAAAATAGATGGGGCCCTTCACTTTTCAGCGAACTCTTTAGTCGGAGAATCCATGGAGGATCCACTAAAATATTTTGATAATAACGTTTACGGTACCCAGGTATTACTACAGGCAATGACAGAATTCGATATTAAACATATTGTCTTCTCTTCTACAGCAGCAACATATGGAGAGCCTGAGCAAGTACCAATTACAGAAACAATGGCAACAAACCCTACCAGTACGTATGGAGAAACAAAATTAACGATGGAAAAAATGATGAAATGGACTGAAGCTGCTCATGATATCCGTTTTGTATCCCTTCGTTACTTTAATGTCGCCGGTGCTCGCAGTACAGGGGAAATTGGGGAAGACCACCGTCCTGAAACACACTTGATCCCGATCGTATTGCAAGTAGCCTTAGGACAACGAGAGCACATCTCTATCTTTGGTGAGGATTACAATACTCCAGACGGCACATGTATCCGTGACTACATTCATGTCGAAGATTTAATAGATGCTCATATACTGGCACTTCAGTATTTAAAAGATGGCGGAGAAAGTAATGTCTTTAACCTGGGAAGCAGTCAAGGCTTCTCTGTAAAAGAAATCATTGATGCTGCAAGAAAAGTAACCAATCATCCGATTCCGGCAGAAGTCGCACCGAGAAGAGCAGGTGATCCTAGCACGTTAATTGCAGCATCAGATAAAGCAAAGCGTATGCTTGGCTGGAACCCGACAAGAACAGATATTGATCGCATCATAACCGATGCGTGGAATTGGCATCAAGCGAACCCAACAGGCTACAAGGAGGACTAA
- a CDS encoding 5'-nucleotidase C-terminal domain-containing protein — MNDHSRVQLTSLLLAFLLVFTQLSSAFVPLIEVNAQETETISVSDALSESHDTEVTMEGYIVAPFNSQYAIRVAEENNEDATSIIVKLEPDQRDQFSPELNEAALGQKIIVTGTRDVYSGQESLEYVSSILFADGDVIEEEDPSERTIADARQQTTGSVVTIEGVVTSSNLADPNSDQLSTYIQDDTAGINLFAFDGSAFPTLNEGDRIKVTGEIDVYRGLTEIIPQNIEILASGETLPSPTAITLVDLNDEAIAEPLEGQLVSVSGYIQSIPSDPAGGGYNISLIDSDFNSTTLRVIAGTLDVPSLEEGKWYDITAVLSQYDSYQLLPRNASDISLAEEQPEAPDAGGEYTSTVEYVSDGDTIRLSTPVLGADRVRFVNIDTPETSVSGANGADEENQKEHGQYATDRLKELLPEGSEVTLRIGEEPTDQYGRLLAEVINEDGVNTNLELVKEGYAATYFIWPIGDEDNYQLYQDTVKEAIDNERGIWNPANPLTELPFEYRAITEGGDFHRYVGNSDTKEYVEPTEFADVPVEKRIFFASAEEAEAQGYSSATAGEEPSDDILEVQLLSMNDLHGKIDQEYVLDVDGEDAVYGRMDYTAQAMKEREQENENTLLVHSGDMIGGSSPISGLLQDEPTVEMMNEMGFDIGTVGNHEFDEGLEELKRMVDGGDHPEGLGTEGYEGMNFDVLCANCIEEDTGETYLPPYAIQEIDGVEIGFIGVNTQETMNMVMPSSLENVAFTDETEAVNDAVDELQEQGVEAIVVLAHMPATQSGSSATGAAADLAKNTDDAVDIIFAAHNHQVVDAVVDEKWIIQASEYGKAFADVDIQIDRETKDIIDVESEVVFVKQDDYQPEPAVESILHKYESEIESIVNEEIGYNAQELTGQYTNDGDHGLGNLIADGMKWVMDADFAMHNGGGIRDSLNVGPITWGEVFNILPFANSVMSLEIKGKDLIPILNDNLSGYGSDYSVSGLHYTYNYDYQHVVDITFPDGSPIDPEETYVLATNNYIGTQDGPISNLGNNPVMGPVDVDAAVDYIKYLDTSEDNPLVIGSEGRIAQTDELPDMDDEDEAIGYNAQDLVGSYTNGIDHGLGNLITDSMRMEMDSDFAVTNGGGISSSLLVGPITTSSLEKILTHGNTLVKMEVTGAELEEILNAQLSDNGSDYSVSGFQYRYNKAANKVISITLPNGKKVKKKDTYTLTTNSYLASGGVFGSIDSEREEGPVDVEALENYIISLETTEDNPLAYGTEGRISAVPKVTLPDVAGNKAIVKDAIFDHVAANGKATVDFTEVEDIDESQPLEITVTQSQLAKLKAKNAVLSVKKNDVALDFPAAIFSGEQDVTIIIEKLADVEGAKSAVYDFTLVEGENVISDFSETDGVQLAFDIDDENPDNTDILKIFYLNEETGEWEEIGGEYQDGVVMATTSHFSTFTVLEASEDEPDNDGDNSGGEGSDNNGENNGEDGTDNSDGNTKGNATNNSDGNSGGEVKNDDNANEPKDQSKSESTSNQNNVLPDTATSMFNYLLAGIAVIAFGLLLMIRKRKLI, encoded by the coding sequence ATGAATGACCATTCAAGAGTACAACTAACGAGTTTATTATTAGCATTTTTACTTGTTTTTACTCAGCTATCCAGTGCATTTGTACCTTTAATAGAAGTGAATGCACAAGAGACAGAGACCATTTCTGTATCTGATGCTTTGTCAGAAAGTCATGATACAGAGGTAACAATGGAAGGGTATATTGTAGCCCCTTTCAATAGTCAGTATGCAATTAGAGTTGCGGAAGAGAATAATGAGGATGCAACATCTATTATTGTAAAATTGGAACCAGATCAGCGAGATCAATTTAGTCCTGAGTTAAATGAAGCAGCATTAGGACAAAAAATTATCGTAACAGGAACAAGGGATGTCTATTCTGGTCAGGAATCGCTTGAATATGTATCAAGTATTTTATTTGCAGATGGTGATGTAATAGAGGAAGAAGATCCAAGTGAACGGACGATTGCTGATGCGCGCCAACAAACAACAGGTAGTGTCGTAACCATTGAGGGTGTGGTAACATCTAGTAATCTAGCGGATCCAAATAGTGATCAATTATCCACTTATATACAAGATGATACAGCAGGTATAAATCTTTTTGCTTTTGATGGATCAGCTTTCCCGACACTTAACGAGGGGGATCGCATCAAGGTTACAGGTGAAATAGATGTTTATCGGGGATTAACAGAGATAATACCACAAAACATAGAAATACTGGCTAGTGGTGAAACATTACCATCACCAACAGCTATTACACTAGTAGATTTAAATGATGAAGCAATAGCTGAACCTTTAGAAGGCCAATTGGTTTCTGTTTCAGGCTACATTCAGAGCATTCCGTCTGATCCTGCTGGCGGTGGCTACAACATTTCATTAATAGATAGTGATTTTAATAGTACTACTTTAAGAGTCATAGCAGGGACTTTAGATGTCCCGTCATTAGAAGAAGGAAAATGGTATGATATTACAGCTGTTTTAAGTCAATACGATAGCTATCAATTATTGCCACGAAATGCTAGTGATATATCATTAGCGGAGGAACAGCCAGAAGCGCCGGATGCAGGTGGTGAATATACGTCAACAGTTGAATATGTCTCAGATGGTGACACGATTCGGTTATCAACACCTGTTTTAGGGGCGGATCGAGTTCGGTTTGTTAACATCGACACACCCGAAACAAGTGTATCTGGAGCAAATGGTGCAGATGAGGAAAATCAAAAAGAACATGGTCAGTATGCAACAGATCGATTGAAGGAATTATTACCAGAAGGTTCAGAAGTAACCTTAAGAATTGGTGAAGAACCAACTGATCAATATGGTAGATTGCTAGCCGAAGTCATTAATGAGGATGGTGTGAATACTAACCTGGAACTGGTAAAGGAAGGATATGCAGCAACCTACTTTATCTGGCCAATTGGTGATGAAGATAATTATCAGCTTTATCAGGATACGGTAAAAGAAGCGATAGATAATGAACGAGGTATTTGGAACCCTGCAAATCCATTGACAGAGTTACCTTTTGAATATCGTGCAATTACAGAAGGTGGTGATTTCCACCGTTATGTAGGTAACTCAGATACTAAAGAATATGTAGAACCCACGGAATTTGCAGATGTTCCTGTAGAAAAACGTATCTTCTTTGCAAGCGCTGAAGAAGCAGAAGCACAAGGCTATTCTTCAGCAACAGCAGGGGAAGAGCCATCTGATGACATATTGGAAGTACAACTTTTAAGCATGAATGACTTACACGGTAAGATTGACCAGGAATATGTATTAGATGTTGATGGTGAAGATGCTGTATATGGTCGTATGGATTATACAGCACAAGCGATGAAAGAACGTGAACAAGAAAATGAGAACACTTTACTTGTACATTCCGGTGATATGATTGGTGGAAGTTCACCTATTTCCGGTTTACTACAAGACGAGCCAACCGTTGAAATGATGAATGAAATGGGCTTTGATATAGGAACAGTAGGAAACCATGAATTTGATGAGGGGTTAGAAGAATTAAAGCGGATGGTTGATGGTGGTGATCATCCAGAAGGACTTGGTACAGAGGGGTATGAAGGGATGAACTTTGATGTGCTTTGTGCCAACTGTATTGAGGAAGATACTGGGGAAACCTATTTACCACCATATGCAATACAAGAAATCGATGGTGTGGAAATTGGTTTTATCGGTGTGAATACACAAGAAACAATGAACATGGTTATGCCATCTTCCCTAGAAAATGTGGCATTTACGGATGAAACAGAAGCGGTTAATGATGCAGTCGATGAATTACAGGAACAAGGTGTTGAGGCTATTGTTGTTCTTGCGCATATGCCGGCAACACAATCCGGCTCATCTGCTACAGGAGCGGCAGCAGATTTAGCTAAAAATACCGATGATGCAGTAGACATTATTTTTGCAGCCCATAACCATCAGGTAGTGGATGCGGTTGTCGATGAAAAGTGGATTATTCAAGCATCTGAATATGGAAAAGCTTTTGCTGATGTCGATATTCAAATTGATCGTGAAACAAAAGATATTATTGATGTAGAATCAGAGGTCGTATTTGTAAAACAAGACGATTATCAGCCTGAACCAGCTGTTGAAAGTATTCTTCATAAATATGAGTCAGAAATCGAATCGATCGTGAATGAAGAAATCGGTTATAATGCACAGGAATTAACAGGTCAATACACGAATGATGGGGATCACGGTTTAGGTAATTTAATAGCAGATGGCATGAAATGGGTAATGGATGCTGACTTTGCTATGCATAATGGTGGTGGCATCCGTGACTCATTAAACGTCGGCCCAATTACTTGGGGTGAAGTATTTAATATTTTACCTTTTGCTAATAGTGTGATGTCATTGGAAATCAAAGGAAAAGACTTAATTCCAATCTTAAACGATAACTTATCAGGATATGGTTCAGACTATAGTGTGTCCGGTTTACATTACACATACAATTATGATTATCAGCATGTAGTAGATATTACCTTCCCGGATGGATCACCGATCGATCCAGAAGAGACGTATGTATTAGCAACGAACAATTATATTGGTACACAGGATGGTCCTATTAGCAACCTAGGTAACAATCCAGTGATGGGTCCAGTCGATGTCGATGCTGCAGTAGACTACATCAAGTATTTAGATACGTCTGAAGATAACCCATTAGTGATTGGATCAGAGGGACGTATTGCTCAAACTGATGAACTTCCAGACATGGATGATGAAGACGAAGCGATCGGCTATAATGCCCAAGATTTAGTCGGCAGTTATACGAATGGCATCGATCATGGTCTAGGTAATTTAATTACGGATAGTATGAGAATGGAAATGGACAGTGATTTTGCTGTGACAAATGGTGGAGGAATTAGTTCTTCATTATTAGTAGGACCGATCACAACATCGTCATTAGAAAAGATACTCACTCATGGCAATACATTGGTGAAAATGGAAGTGACAGGTGCTGAATTAGAAGAGATATTAAATGCACAGCTTTCTGATAACGGTTCGGATTATAGTGTGTCTGGATTCCAATATCGCTATAATAAAGCTGCAAATAAGGTGATATCCATAACACTTCCAAATGGTAAGAAGGTTAAAAAGAAAGATACCTATACATTAACAACAAATAGCTATTTAGCTTCCGGAGGCGTATTTGGATCAATAGATTCTGAGCGAGAAGAAGGACCGGTTGATGTAGAAGCACTCGAAAATTATATTATTTCATTAGAGACAACGGAAGATAACCCATTGGCTTATGGAACAGAAGGTCGTATCTCTGCTGTGCCGAAAGTGACATTGCCAGATGTTGCTGGGAATAAGGCAATAGTAAAAGATGCTATTTTTGATCATGTAGCTGCAAATGGTAAAGCTACGGTCGACTTTACGGAAGTAGAAGATATAGATGAAAGCCAACCATTAGAAATTACCGTAACACAGTCACAATTAGCAAAATTAAAAGCTAAAAATGCCGTTTTATCTGTAAAAAAAAATGATGTAGCACTAGATTTTCCAGCAGCAATATTTAGTGGGGAACAGGATGTCACTATCATCATCGAAAAGCTTGCAGATGTAGAAGGTGCAAAAAGTGCTGTTTATGATTTCACTCTGGTTGAAGGTGAAAATGTAATAAGTGATTTTTCTGAAACAGACGGTGTTCAATTAGCCTTTGATATCGATGACGAAAATCCTGACAATACGGATATTCTAAAAATTTTCTATCTAAATGAAGAGACTGGTGAATGGGAAGAAATTGGTGGTGAATATCAAGATGGTGTTGTAATGGCCACAACTTCTCACTTCTCGACTTTTACTGTATTGGAAGCTAGTGAAGATGAACCAGATAATGATGGCGATAACTCTGGTGGAGAAGGATCAGATAATAATGGTGAAAACAATGGAGAAGACGGAACAGATAACAGCGATGGAAATACAAAAGGAAATGCCACCAATAACAGTGACGGAAACTCTGGCGGCGAAGTAAAAAATGATGATAATGCTAATGAACCAAAAGATCAATCTAAATCAGAAAGCACATCCAACCAAAACAATGTACTGCCAGATACTGCTACGTCCATGTTTAATTACTTACTAGCAGGAATTGCAGTAATCGCATTTGGGTTACTACTGATGATTCGCAAAAGAAAATTAATCTGA
- the galT gene encoding UDP-glucose--hexose-1-phosphate uridylyltransferase yields the protein MANISSLVNTLVDKAIEKGLIQTSDRIYARNQVLGLLNEASYQEDAELLNLAIPDTLEELAEQAVKKGLIEGLLDESEQLTAKIMDVFMSKPSEVNQTFYLKYQESPEQATDYFYQLSKDSNYIQTKRIANNIQFKTASDYGDLDITINLSKPEKDPEQIKREKEMKQDIAYPKCLLCAENEGYVGRIGHPARSNHRIIKVPLEGEDWFLQYSPYVYYNEHSILFAREHRPMKINRNSFARLTAFVEKFPHYFIGSNADLPIVGGSILSHDHYQGGRYTFAMTNAEEEFSFQLNTFSDVEAVVVKWPLSVIRIRHADRSKLVDVSDYILQKWREYSDTDADILAYTDETPHNTITPIARRRGELFEIDLVLRNNRTTDEHPMGLFHPHEDVHHIKKENIGLIEVMGLAVLPPRLKDELETIKKYLLDEKVTVAEYHQGWVQSIQDKHSNITQDNVNKIVEDALGQKFARVLEDAGVYKTDQTGRDAFKRFLSHLNEG from the coding sequence ATGGCGAACATCTCAAGCTTAGTGAACACATTAGTCGACAAAGCCATTGAGAAAGGTTTAATTCAGACTAGTGACCGAATTTATGCACGTAACCAAGTGTTAGGACTTCTCAATGAAGCAAGCTATCAAGAAGATGCAGAACTGCTTAACTTGGCTATCCCGGATACTTTGGAAGAATTGGCGGAACAAGCAGTGAAAAAAGGATTAATCGAAGGCTTACTTGATGAAAGCGAACAATTAACAGCCAAAATAATGGATGTTTTTATGTCAAAGCCTTCGGAAGTAAACCAAACCTTTTATCTAAAATATCAGGAGTCACCAGAACAAGCGACCGATTATTTCTATCAATTGAGTAAAGACAGTAATTATATTCAAACCAAACGCATTGCAAATAACATTCAATTCAAAACAGCATCTGATTATGGAGATTTGGATATTACGATTAATTTGTCAAAACCTGAAAAAGATCCGGAACAAATTAAGCGCGAAAAAGAAATGAAACAGGATATCGCTTATCCGAAATGTTTATTATGTGCGGAAAATGAAGGATATGTAGGACGTATCGGTCACCCGGCTCGTTCTAATCACCGGATTATTAAGGTTCCATTAGAAGGGGAAGATTGGTTTTTACAATACTCCCCATATGTTTATTACAACGAACACAGTATTCTGTTCGCGAGAGAACACCGTCCAATGAAAATTAACCGGAATTCATTTGCCCGTCTCACAGCATTTGTTGAGAAATTCCCGCATTATTTCATTGGTTCAAACGCTGACCTACCGATTGTCGGCGGAAGTATTTTATCACATGATCACTATCAAGGCGGTCGTTACACATTTGCCATGACAAATGCAGAAGAAGAATTTAGCTTTCAACTGAATACTTTTTCTGATGTGGAAGCTGTTGTGGTCAAATGGCCATTATCGGTGATTCGCATACGCCACGCTGATCGTAGCAAACTGGTAGATGTTTCTGACTACATTTTGCAAAAATGGCGAGAATACAGTGACACTGATGCAGATATTCTTGCATATACAGATGAGACGCCACATAATACCATTACACCAATCGCACGTAGACGTGGCGAATTATTCGAAATCGACCTTGTATTACGTAACAATCGTACAACAGATGAACATCCGATGGGTCTCTTCCATCCACACGAGGATGTACACCATATAAAGAAAGAAAATATTGGGCTTATTGAAGTAATGGGGCTTGCAGTACTTCCTCCCCGCTTAAAAGATGAACTGGAAACTATCAAAAAATATCTTCTTGATGAAAAGGTAACGGTTGCAGAATATCATCAGGGTTGGGTACAATCTATTCAGGATAAACATTCAAATATTACACAAGACAACGTAAACAAAATTGTAGAAGATGCATTAGGACAAAAATTTGCTCGCGTCTTGGAAGATGCTGGTGTGTATAAAACAGACCAGACAGGAAGAGATGCTTTTAAACGATTTTTGTCACACTTAAATGAAGGATAA